TACGCCGCAAACTTCCTACGGCTGGCACATCGCACGCGTCGACGAACAACCAGCAGCACGACTCCTCCGAGCGCGGCGAGCGCAAGTCCATTTGGCTCTGGAACCTGAGTAAGTTGGCCGCGGATCTCGCCCGACGGAAAGACGGAGGAACTAACGACAACGTACATGTCGCCCGCCTTGAGGTCGCTAATTTGACCGGCATTTAGGACCGCGCCCCCTGTAAAATTTCCGGCGGGCAGTCCTGGAGTCGTGATGGTGAACGTGGTGATTAAGGGGCCGTTGCTTCCGGGCGGCGCGTCATTCAGAGTCGCGGAAGTGGCAATGCCTTCAAGAAGTTCAAAGTCCCCAACATTAACTGAAAGGGCTCCCGTTACGTCATCTAATGCCATAAAGGCATTACCGATCCCTGGTGAAGCGTCGGGTGGAACAACTTGACTGCCAAACATACCGGTGGTGTCAAAGTACAGCATTGCGGACTTCGCGCTGGAGTTCGCATCGGCGAACGTTGATGCAGCCAGCAGAAAAATGGCGAATGCTTTGAACATGGGCTTGTTCCCTTGAAAAAAGACCGTCGGATCATGGATCGAACGCAGGCAGCAAGCTGCCGATTTCGCAGGGGATCGAGGACGCCAGCAAGAGATCAATCGTCACGTGTAGAGCAACGATTGCGAGAAGTCCGGCTTTAGATAACGCTCAGTGGCGTTCCTTTAGAGGGTGCGCCCAATCTCGCTCGTCGAGAGGAAAGGTGCCGAGCCAATACGATCGAAGGTAGCTACGCAAAGTGCGGATTGCAAGGTACGAATAAGTCCAAACAGAAGCCTAATATCCGTCCTCGCCGCATATGGCGAGAGTCGATCGAGATCGCTGAGACGACGGAGACCCACTGGTTTGTACCCGACTTTAGCTTCATTCGTCGCCCGCCCAATGCAAGAAGTATCGCCGCTGCCAAAAGTCGTGAATTCTTGGTCGCATCGGATCGCAGGGACAAGATTCATTGTCCAGCGCGTTGCGTCATGGGGACTGAGCGGCGCGTGATTGACGGCCTTTGACGCGTAAGCGCGACGATTTTTACCGTCAGCGCGTGGGTCGGCCCAGGTCCGCGGAAGCCAGTCAGTCGGCTATGCGGCGCGGCGCTCGTAGTGCCGCAACAAACCGCCCAGCCATTCGCAGCAGCCAAGCTGCCGTATGCTTGGAATCGGCTCGTTCATCGGCGGTGGCGTGCCTTGGGTTGATTACCTATCCGCTCGAAACCGTCTTTTCCAGAGAGGATATCGCTGCTCACACCAGTAGCGCTGGGCGTTCAGTCGACGGGCGAAGCACCCGCGGGGTCACCCGGCGACTCATCGGCCATTGACAAGGGTCGCTTTTCGAATTGATTGCCGTCGTCGATGCGCACTTCTAGTTCGCCGGCAAAGCTCGACGGCTCGGATCCGGCCGTTAGTACATCGGCGGGAAGGTCCAATCCGCGCTGGGCGAGCTCGCGGCGCATCGACACCAAGTCCCAGACTTGAGCGGGAAACCCCGCTTCGATCGAGGCGGTGATCATCAGTCGTTGCTCTGGACCAAACGCAATCGTCGTTGCCGCGCGCAGGTCGCGCCAAGAGAGACGCGCCCACTCGTCACCCGTGAGCGGGTCGACCAGCTTCAGCACACCGTTGATTTGCCCGACGGCCAGCACGCGGCTGTCGGGCGAGAAGGCAATGCCCAAGCCCGTTGGCGTCGTGCCGACGGCGTGAAGGTCTGTGAGCTTTGTCCAATTGCGCGTGTCCCATACGGTCACGCCATCCGGAGTGGCGACCAACAGCCGATTGTCGGGGCTGAACTTTACGATGCCGTGTCGGCCGATCGCCAGATCGTCGACTTGCGTGCCGGAGCGCGCATCCCAAACCCTCGCGCCCCCCCTTTCCCAATTGGCGACGACCGCATGACGATCGTCGTTGCTGACCGCACCCTTGCGTGGATCGCCGATCATTTGCAAACGGAAACCTGAGCCAGGAGCGTCGGGACGGTGCATGATCCAGCCGGCGCCATCCTGCATGAGCAGCGTCTCTCCACCATCATTGAGCGCCAAACTCGATGGCACGATCGGACCTGCCAATTGGTCCGGCGGGCCGAAGTTCACCACCGTGCGACGATTGGACGACGCGTCCGACGCGATGACCGTGCTTTCGGCGCCATCGACATTCTTTGCAACTTGCTCGTCGCGCCGCTCCAGGCGATAGACGCCTTGTACGCAGGAGACTATCAAACGGCCCTGGCGATCGAATTCGGCCCAGCAGTCCCCGACCGGCCAAGCCAAGAGTCGCCGCACGGTTTGCAGGTCCCACAACTCGAGCCCTTGATCGCAAGAGAAGGCGATGATTCGTCCCTCGGGACTGACCGAGGCGTTGTACCACCACCCGAGCGGTGGATCGAGCGTTTGAGCCAACGACCGGCAGGCACCGGGTTCGAGCTGCGTGAGTAGCAGCGCGCTGTTGCTCTTCGATAGAAAAACGATGCGGCGCTGGCTCGTGGCGTCGCACGCCATGACCGCGAAATTGGGCACCTCCAGAAATCTCTCGCCGGTGCTCGGATCCCACACCAGGAGCCGGCTGTCCCACAAGCTTTGCGACGCCAGCAGCGACCCATCTTCATTGAAAACCAACTGCGAGGGAACACCACGATGCGCGAACTGAGCCTTTTTGGTATGCGTGCGCATGCTCCAAATCACGATTTCCTGGTCCGACCAAGTCGCCAGATACTCACCGCTCGGATGCCAGGCAATGCGCTGCTCCAACTCGGTGCCGATCGGTATTTCGCATGTGACCTGGCCGCTGTGCAGATCGATGACTTGCACGTTACCGCCAACACGGACCGCGATCCGACCAGTTGGCTCGTGAAAGGAGAAGCTCGATCGCGCTGCGCCTTTGCCCAGCGCGCGCACTTCGCTGCCGTCGTCGGTATGGACGAGCCGCATACCTTGTACTGGGTCGCTGCACGCGGCGAAGCGGCCATCACGATCGAAGGTTAAATGTTGCGCGCCGCGCGCCTGCCAGGCCAATTGTGGCTGGCTGCCGTGGACACGCCACACTTGCGTAACGTCGTTGCCGACGCTCGCCGCGAAACGACCATCGTGCGATAGCACGGGGACGATGATCGAAGTTGGGCAGGGGACAGACCATCGTTGCTTCGCGTCCGAGAGGCCGTATCCGGTGAGCGTGCCATTGGTCGACGCGACGATGTAGCAATCAGCGGCAACGGACATGTCGGCAGCGTAGGAATTGTCGGCAATCGTCGCAATGGTTCGCGCGGCGCGCAGATCCGGCAGCGCCACCGAAGCGAGTACGGCGTTGCGCAGCTGCAGTTGGCGGTCCGGGGTGCGACCGATCGCCGACAGCAGCTCCGCGGCCTTTTCGATCGTGTCCAGCGAGGCAAATCGTTGGCCAACCTGCTGGCTACTACTGCGCGCGTTGGCCTCGGTGAGATAGGCGTCCCATAGGCGCTCCTGCGCCGCGCGGTTGGCCAAGAGCGTTTTGGAAAGCTCGTCCCTGAGTTGGCCGGAGTACCACAGCGAAACCACCGCAATTCCAAATAGCAGCGCGGCCACGGATCCAAGCGCCGTCGCCAACGACGGATTGCGCCTGCACCAGCGCCAGGTGCGCTCGAGCGCACCGGTCTTACGGGCAAGAATCGGCTTGCCGGCGAGATAACGCTCGATATCCTCGCGTAACTCTCGCGCCGATGCATAACGGCGCGCGCTGGCGCCGTGCAGGCATTTATCACAAATGGTCGCCAGGTCGCGCGGTATGTGCGGCATCATGCGCTGCGTTGGCACCGGCTCGCTGGAAATCAGCAACCGCAAAGTCTCCATCGGGGACTCGCCGCAAAATGGCGGACGTCCGGTGAGCAATTCGTACAAGATCGCCCCTAGCGAGTAGATATCGCTGGCAACACCAATCTCGTTGTAGCGCCCCTTGGCCTGCTCGGGGGCCATGTAACTGGGGGTGCCGAAGAAAGCATTAGTTTTGGTGTGCGACGACGAATCGTCGGCATAGAACTTGGCCAGACCGAAATCGGTAATCTTGACTTCCAGCGGACTTTCGTCGGAGGCAACCAACACATTGGCAGGTTTCAAATCGCGATGCACGACCTGGCGCTCGTGGGCGTAGCTAACGCCCGCGGCCAGCTTGCTGATTAATTCGGCGGCGGCGCGCGGCGGCCAGGGCGTGCCGTCCAGGCGATCGGCCAAGGACCCACCTTCGATCAGCTCCATCGCGATGTACGGAAGAGCATCGTGCTCGCCGTAGTCGAACACCTTCACGATGTGCGGATGGTCGAGGGCGGCGACAACGCGCGCCTCGGAGCGGAATCGCGCTAGCAAATCGAGATTGCTGGCGTCGATGGCGCGTACCATTTTGAGCGCTATGAAGCGGTTGAGCGCGGTCTGTCGCGCTCGGTAGACAACCCCCATGCCTCCGCGGCCGATGACTTCCAGGATCTCGTAGGTAGGTTGATCCGCAGCAGCGTCTCTCGATTCATCAACCTGCAGCTCAACATTCGGTGTCGACTCGCCGCATGGATCGATCGGCTCGTCATCGACCAATTCGATCGCGTCGTGCAATTGAATCTGGGCACAGAGCACGTCGGCGAACCTGGGAAAACGCCGCCGGTATTCATCGACATCCGGTCGACTGCCGGCGCGCTCACACGCAAGGTACTCGGCGTAAATCACGTCAATTGCCGATTCGGAATCAGCGGCGAGTTGGGGGAAGCGCTCCAGGTATTCTTCGGCCTGGCAAGGATCGTCGCGGCGCCAACGCGCGTCGAGGTCGATGCACACAAGCGTCGCCAGGTCGCGCGGTGATGCGTCGCCGCGCTCATTCACGAAGGCGGCCAGATCGGGCGTGCCTTCGCGTTGCAAGGCGCGCTTAAAGGCTTCGGTTACGGAACGCAGTTGAGTCCGCGCGTCGTCGTGGTCGTCCCGGCGTGCACTCGATGGTTGATCGGTACGGCTCATGGCGACTGCGACGATTCTGGCGGTGCGCGAGAGGACGTGTGACGTCGATTATTCGCCAAATGCGCGCGACACGCCAGCATGGTTATTCGACAAGATTGAGTTGCCACTCAGCCCGCTCGATGCCGCGCGACAATTGCATGCGGCGAGCTTGGATGCTGCCCCCCAGGCGCTCGACCACCTCACTCCAACTGAGCCCGATACTGCGTAATTCGAAGATCGCCAGCTCTTCGACGGTCAGCGACGACTTGACCCGTTCGAGTTGCTCCTTGCGCGAGACGACGTCAAACGGCGACGGACGAGGATCGGCGATGTCGTTCAGCACACCTGGCTTGGCGGCCAGCCGGCGGACGTCGCGCACCTGGCGCCGCTCGCGACGGGCGCGTGACCTGACGCGATTGCGAGCCATGGTGACGAGCAGACGGGCAAGTTGATCGGGCTGATCGAGCTCGTATTCGCCCGTCGAAGCGCGAACGAAGAAGCTCGCTAGCACCGACTGGCTGATATCGACGGAATCGAATGCCCGGTTGAGACGGTCGTCGCCAATTCGCAATCGGACCTCGCGGCGGATCAAAGGCTCGAAGCGGTCGACCAATTCTCTGGCCGCGTCGTCGTCGCCGGCGCGAATTCGGCGCAAAAACTCAACGAAATCGGCGATCTCGGGCATGGACCGGCGGCCCCGGAGACGTTCGGCTGGGCTAGTTGGCTGTCCGCCCATGTCAGATTTTTTTCCACCCGCAGTTGGATTTTGTGCGTTTTTTCGCCGGTTGGCGATATAGGTGTTGCACGGATCCAGCTATTTCCTTTTTTCGGCCTTTGCCATCTTAACATTCGCGGGGTGCGGTTTCATCCCACCCAAAGCGCTTTCTTGAAAGTTCGCCACTGGCAACAGACCTCTGGGCAAGATTTCCCCGTCGATTCCTGGCGTTTTGGAGCGAGCAAAACCACCGAACGGAGGGAACGACACAGGTCGGGCGCTGAAAGGGACTGAGCGCCTTTCTTGGGACGAATTGCCGCAATCGGCTACGGATGCCGGTGCGCAAGTCCCCGCAAAACGTTCCGCGGCTACTCGAGCACGGAAGCCGGATGCCTCTCCCCCCAGCACCTCTGATGCGCAAGACACCAACACGATGATCAACTATTTCGCACGGCTCCGCCAGAAGAATGGTCGCACGAGGCGACGGATCTCACGCAATTTGCAACCGTTTGCCATTACATCCGCCGCAAGCCGTCCCGCATCGCGTGTAATTCATATCGAGGCTCTGGAAGATCGTCGGATGCTGGCCATCGACTTTTCGATGCTGGCGGGTGATCTACAGAGCACCTTGTCCACTTTGGAAACCAACGTCTCGACGGCGGTGAACCAGGCGCCGTCGATTCCTATTCTGGGCGCGAACCTGGGAAACAATCCCGGCCTGACACAGGCCATTGGCAGCAAAGCCAACAGCTTGCAAAGCGGGTTTCAAGCAGTCGCCAGCGACATTGCCAGCCATCCCGGCGCGTCGGATTTGGTCATCGCCGGGTTTGTGAAAAGCGAGTTGTCTTCCGTCGCCACGGGCATTGTTGTCACGCCCGACATCAATCCGGACGGGACCTGGCGCTTCCAGTTACAACTACATCAAGACCTGGCGACGTCCAGCGTCCATCCCCAATTCGATGCGGATCTAGGCAGCTTCTTCAGCCTGAGCAGCAGCGGCAGTATCGATCTGAAAGTGGGAATGGATTACCTGCTGCAGTTCACTTTCGATCCTACGACGAGCGCCATCGCTTTAGAATCGACGAATCTATCAACGGTTGATCCGACGCTGCCTAACGCTCCGTTGGCGCTGGAGGTGTCGGCCACACCGAGCGCCGGGTTTTCGATTAATGGCACGCTGGCGGGTCTGTTGCACCTTTCTGCCACCGACGATGGCACGCAATTCACAGGCACGTATGGGGTGAACATCGCCTCGGCCAGCCAAGTTAATGTATCGCTGACCGCCACGGCTCACCTAGGCTTGCACGCCTCGCTCGAATTTGGCACAGGCGATTTGCCATTCAATCCAAAAATCACCAGCGATTTCCATTTCGACTGGTCGCTCGCGAGCACGACGCTGACGGGAAGTTTAAGCGCCAACACCCTTGGCACCATGAGCGACATCGGCTTCGACCATGTCTCGATCGATGTGGGCAGTTTCTTTGGCAGCTACCTTGCCAGCCTGGTGACGGATATTCAGCACTTCACCAAGCCGATGCAGCCGATCATCGACGTGATCAATACGCCGATCCCTGGCTTAAGCGATTTAGGTTTGAATGTCACGTTGCGGTCGCTGCTAGGCATTGAAGGAAGCGGATACGACGATGCCCTCGATGCCATCACGGCCATCGACAACATTGATCCTAGTAGCTTGGGCGGAACTGGTGCGATCGATTTGGGCAGCTTCACGCTGACGAACGATATTCGGCTCAACGGCCCAACAATCAACACCAGCAACGTGGCCGGCGACATTATGCAGCAGGCCCAAACCGATGCCGGCAGTTCGCTGAACCAGGTTGGCGGCGACAGCGCGTCGGGATTCCAGTTCCCGGTTCTGACCGATCCGCTGCACAGTGTGTTTGCCATGCTGACCGGACAAGACGCCACGCTGTTCAGCTTCAAGATGCCGTCGCTGACCGTGCCGCTGTCGATCGAGATTCCGATCCTGGCCATTCCGCCATTTGCTGGGCTATTCGCAGATGTGAGTGTCGCCTTCTCGTTCGATCTGAGCGTGGGGTACGACACGCATGGACTGCGAGAATTTGTGGCCGATACCGCGAGCGGCGCCGACGCCGGAAAATTAACCGACGATATTCTCGACGGTTTTTATCTCGACAACTCCACGAACAGCGCTGGCCATGCCGCGACGGGCTTCGACATTACAGGAGGCGTTTCGCTCGCGGCCAAAGCGTTGATCATTAAGGTAAGCGGCGGCTTGTTTGCCGATGTCGATTTGCATTTGGATCCGTCACTTGATGATGCCCAACAACGTGTGCGATTGGGGGCGCTGGCTGACGAACTGGGAGACGGCAGCGATCCGTTCACGGCCAGCGGCAGCATTTTTGTCGAGGCCGATTTGCAGATCGTCATTCCCGCATTCGTCGGCGACATTGTGCTGGCCGATGTCCAGCTCGCGCACATCACCTTGGTCGACTTCGACAGCAACGACGATTCGCCCCTGTTCGCCACAAATAACACGATCTTTATCGACAAAGACTCCGACAACGAAAACATCGACGTCAAGATGGAGCAAGAGGATCCTGCGAGCTTTGACACCGGCCTTTCGCAGTTCAATGTCTCGGGGGCCGATCCGAAGGCCTATGTCGAGGCCATCGTGGTTTCGTACCCGGATCACAAGGAGTCATACCCCGTCGGTTATTTCCAGCATGTAAATGGGAATCTGGTCGGTGAAGATCTGGAAGAGCAGACCAGCGACAGTCTATTCACCGTATTTCAGCCTATTACCAACGGCACGCCCGACGATGGTTGGACTCCCATTCACTACAACCTGGTAGCTACGACGCCAGCCCTCGATTTTCTCAACGACCCGGAGCCAGAAACCGGAAACCAAACCATCTCGGTTGGCAACCTAATGGGCGATGCCGATGGCACGCCGGTAAATGCGGTTCTCATCGGCGGCAGCGGCAACGACATTTTGGAATATCAAGGTGCCGGCAAGGCAGTTTTGATCGGCGGCGGCGGCGACGACAAGCTGCGGGCTTTCAATCAACAGGCCCAACAGGTTGATGGATTCGGCGACGATATCGATCCCAACGTGTTCGATGTGAACAACATTAACTTTGCGATGCCCGATGAAACGCGACAGCAAATTCTAGCGCATGTCGTGGCGCCCGGTGGTTCGCCGGCACATACCAGCAACGTGCTGGCCGGTGCCGGAGCGAACGTGTTTTTGGGGGGCGGCACATGGGATAACTTTTTCGAAGGCGGATCGGTTGCTA
The nucleotide sequence above comes from Pirellulales bacterium. Encoded proteins:
- a CDS encoding CHRD domain-containing protein, translated to MFKAFAIFLLAASTFADANSSAKSAMLYFDTTGMFGSQVVPPDASPGIGNAFMALDDVTGALSVNVGDFELLEGIATSATLNDAPPGSNGPLITTFTITTPGLPAGNFTGGAVLNAGQISDLKAGDMYVVVSSSVFPSGEIRGQLTQVPEPNGLALAALGGVVLLVVRRRVRCASRRKFAA
- a CDS encoding serine/threonine-protein kinase — translated: MSRTDQPSSARRDDHDDARTQLRSVTEAFKRALQREGTPDLAAFVNERGDASPRDLATLVCIDLDARWRRDDPCQAEEYLERFPQLAADSESAIDVIYAEYLACERAGSRPDVDEYRRRFPRFADVLCAQIQLHDAIELVDDEPIDPCGESTPNVELQVDESRDAAADQPTYEILEVIGRGGMGVVYRARQTALNRFIALKMVRAIDASNLDLLARFRSEARVVAALDHPHIVKVFDYGEHDALPYIAMELIEGGSLADRLDGTPWPPRAAAELISKLAAGVSYAHERQVVHRDLKPANVLVASDESPLEVKITDFGLAKFYADDSSSHTKTNAFFGTPSYMAPEQAKGRYNEIGVASDIYSLGAILYELLTGRPPFCGESPMETLRLLISSEPVPTQRMMPHIPRDLATICDKCLHGASARRYASARELREDIERYLAGKPILARKTGALERTWRWCRRNPSLATALGSVAALLFGIAVVSLWYSGQLRDELSKTLLANRAAQERLWDAYLTEANARSSSQQVGQRFASLDTIEKAAELLSAIGRTPDRQLQLRNAVLASVALPDLRAARTIATIADNSYAADMSVAADCYIVASTNGTLTGYGLSDAKQRWSVPCPTSIIVPVLSHDGRFAASVGNDVTQVWRVHGSQPQLAWQARGAQHLTFDRDGRFAACSDPVQGMRLVHTDDGSEVRALGKGAARSSFSFHEPTGRIAVRVGGNVQVIDLHSGQVTCEIPIGTELEQRIAWHPSGEYLATWSDQEIVIWSMRTHTKKAQFAHRGVPSQLVFNEDGSLLASQSLWDSRLLVWDPSTGERFLEVPNFAVMACDATSQRRIVFLSKSNSALLLTQLEPGACRSLAQTLDPPLGWWYNASVSPEGRIIAFSCDQGLELWDLQTVRRLLAWPVGDCWAEFDRQGRLIVSCVQGVYRLERRDEQVAKNVDGAESTVIASDASSNRRTVVNFGPPDQLAGPIVPSSLALNDGGETLLMQDGAGWIMHRPDAPGSGFRLQMIGDPRKGAVSNDDRHAVVANWERGGARVWDARSGTQVDDLAIGRHGIVKFSPDNRLLVATPDGVTVWDTRNWTKLTDLHAVGTTPTGLGIAFSPDSRVLAVGQINGVLKLVDPLTGDEWARLSWRDLRAATTIAFGPEQRLMITASIEAGFPAQVWDLVSMRRELAQRGLDLPADVLTAGSEPSSFAGELEVRIDDGNQFEKRPLSMADESPGDPAGASPVD
- a CDS encoding ECF-type sigma factor, which translates into the protein MPEIADFVEFLRRIRAGDDDAARELVDRFEPLIRREVRLRIGDDRLNRAFDSVDISQSVLASFFVRASTGEYELDQPDQLARLLVTMARNRVRSRARRERRQVRDVRRLAAKPGVLNDIADPRPSPFDVVSRKEQLERVKSSLTVEELAIFELRSIGLSWSEVVERLGGSIQARRMQLSRGIERAEWQLNLVE